In one window of Methanosarcina vacuolata Z-761 DNA:
- a CDS encoding CRISPR-associated endonuclease Cas6 — translation MKVKTLTLTLVPDRKVGTNASKLRGFFATRFNEYTLLHQHNCDKVIYMYPLVQYKILKGIPLVFGINEGLEVLQEIFNKYEKIELGESTYEILEKKISLKEQDFGISDKFHTYRFETPWFALNQENFTDRYKKIGTAEQKELLQKTLVGNILSMSKSLGYTVPEQIKCEINLHPGSSKMKGVEIATFKGSFITNFLIPDYFGIGKSVSRGFGTVKRCSL, via the coding sequence ATGAAAGTCAAAACGCTGACTCTAACCCTTGTTCCTGACCGAAAAGTAGGAACAAACGCCTCAAAACTTCGAGGTTTTTTCGCTACCCGGTTTAATGAGTATACACTTTTGCATCAACATAACTGTGATAAAGTTATCTATATGTATCCCCTGGTTCAATATAAAATTTTGAAAGGAATTCCTCTAGTTTTCGGGATAAACGAGGGTTTAGAAGTCCTTCAGGAAATTTTCAATAAATATGAAAAAATAGAGCTAGGCGAATCAACATATGAAATCCTGGAAAAGAAGATATCTCTTAAAGAACAGGATTTCGGCATTTCAGACAAATTTCACACCTATAGATTTGAGACTCCCTGGTTTGCCCTCAATCAGGAAAATTTTACAGATCGATACAAGAAAATAGGAACCGCCGAACAAAAAGAACTCCTTCAAAAGACCCTAGTCGGAAATATACTTTCAATGTCCAAGTCCCTTGGGTATACTGTTCCAGAGCAAATAAAATGTGAGATAAATTTGCATCCCGGTAGCAGTAAAATGAAAGGAGTGGAAATTGCTACGTTCAAAGGGTCTTTTATCACAAATTTCCTTATCCCCGACTATTTCGGTATTGGAAAATCCGTATCTCGCGGTTTTGGAACGGTGAAAAGATGCAGCTTGTAA
- the cas7b gene encoding type I-B CRISPR-associated protein Cas7/Csh2 gives MTEVNRRSEIVFLYDIKDGNPNGDPLDENKPRIDEETGINLVTDVRLKRTIRDHLYKFRGKEIFVREISAENGSIQDAKMRAKDFLAIDEPLDSFETGKNAINEKLLADCIDVRLFGGTVPLELKVKKGNKNETGSITHTGPVQFKIGRSMHKVFMKHFRGTGAFASKEGASQKTFREEDFLPYSLISFYGIINENAAKDTKLSEEDIDLLLDGMWNGTKNLISRSKVGQVPRLLFKVNYKEGNYHIGDLNNLFSLKSDLIDEEIRDISQVKIEVQRLIDVLGKNKDKIENAQICSDESITFTYDEEEIDFEKSLVEAGINTKILTM, from the coding sequence ATGACTGAAGTAAACAGAAGATCTGAAATTGTATTTTTGTATGATATAAAAGATGGAAATCCAAACGGAGATCCACTTGATGAAAATAAACCACGTATTGATGAAGAAACAGGAATAAACCTTGTAACAGATGTCAGGCTTAAGAGAACAATACGTGATCATCTCTACAAGTTTAGAGGTAAGGAAATTTTTGTTAGGGAAATCTCAGCTGAAAACGGTTCTATTCAGGATGCAAAAATGAGGGCAAAAGATTTTTTGGCAATTGACGAGCCTCTTGATTCATTCGAAACTGGTAAAAACGCCATTAATGAGAAACTTCTGGCTGATTGTATTGACGTTCGTTTATTTGGAGGAACTGTCCCACTTGAACTTAAAGTCAAAAAGGGAAATAAAAATGAAACCGGTTCAATAACTCATACTGGTCCTGTACAGTTTAAGATAGGCAGATCAATGCATAAGGTCTTCATGAAACATTTCCGTGGAACGGGAGCTTTTGCTTCGAAGGAAGGAGCCAGTCAAAAAACGTTTCGTGAAGAAGATTTCTTACCTTATTCTTTGATAAGTTTTTACGGAATTATTAATGAAAACGCGGCTAAGGATACGAAACTTTCAGAGGAAGATATAGACCTGCTTCTTGATGGAATGTGGAATGGAACTAAGAACCTTATTTCCAGGTCAAAAGTCGGCCAGGTTCCCCGCCTCCTGTTCAAAGTAAATTACAAAGAAGGAAATTATCACATTGGAGATCTGAATAACCTTTTCAGTCTTAAGTCTGATTTGATAGATGAAGAGATTCGGGATATTTCACAGGTAAAGATTGAGGTCCAGAGGCTGATTGATGTATTGGGTAAAAACAAAGATAAAATTGAAAATGCCCAGATTTGCTCGGATGAGTCGATTACGTTTACATATGACGAAGAAGAGATTGACTTTGAAAAAAGCCTTGTGGAAGCCGGGATTAATACTAAAATACTAACAATGTGA
- the cas2 gene encoding CRISPR-associated endonuclease Cas2, whose amino-acid sequence MLVWVIYDITDNRTRQKVSDRCKSYGLYRVQKSVFLGDLNTNDRDSLGLECEELIDTERDSVYIFPMDEQSFKKVQLLGQAFDKELVSDEVITKFF is encoded by the coding sequence TTGCTTGTCTGGGTAATATATGACATTACGGATAACAGGACTCGCCAGAAAGTAAGTGACCGCTGTAAGAGCTATGGGCTTTATAGGGTTCAGAAAAGTGTTTTTCTGGGAGACTTAAATACGAATGACAGAGACTCTCTGGGACTTGAATGCGAAGAACTGATTGACACCGAACGTGATTCTGTGTATATTTTTCCGATGGATGAACAGTCATTCAAGAAAGTCCAGCTTCTCGGCCAGGCTTTTGATAAGGAGCTTGTCAGTGATGAAGTGATTACCAAATTCTTCTGA
- a CDS encoding TIGR02556 family CRISPR-associated protein: MIEAMKEIGEYALEKENKDLNDFVSILVENPASNETYKHVFCIKLVSCQNIFEFKEIEHQEYSKEKIVKYLYKRGSSNGPDITPTARVTELKKTFSNKIIGWFSKPLKEAKPILDNEEVQFLELLGKCIKENEDKILLDLEPKLNSIDAKENSILTLIIEENDFIRYVGDFEVFRKILKNNGASKFYSKYGIISKADNKICSICKTHREVYGFVTPYEFYTVDKRGFVSGGFDQSKAWRNNPVCLECALKITAGREYIEKYMSFGFYGFNFLIIPKLLNNSTNEDLFDTFEKFNEKKFTFNKEYKRFLTANENDILEILSEEDDYLNFNFQFYEKSNSAYRILLYIEDILPSRLRDLFKFKEIVDKRKIFSNYYSNDTEVKSIQFTLGNVRWFFPNTLDDPDLNKYFLEITNGIFTGTSIDYDFLLKYIMRRIRKDFRNENPIRYSLFLGFQMLDFLSNLCLLGNYTGGNCVNSTNLSTLLGDMAPKENNGYEERANVVFSEFEHFFNTDAKKAIFLEGTLVQYLLNIQKFQRGSAPFRTKLRGLNLDERYIKRLFPEIINKLEEYDANYYKELESLISKYMIQSGNNWKMSNDEISFYFVLGMNLSNLLKSPKPEKEIKND; the protein is encoded by the coding sequence GTGATCGAAGCGATGAAAGAAATTGGTGAGTATGCGCTCGAAAAAGAAAATAAGGATTTAAATGATTTTGTGTCAATTCTAGTTGAAAATCCTGCAAGCAATGAAACTTATAAACATGTATTTTGCATTAAGTTGGTCTCTTGCCAAAACATTTTTGAGTTTAAAGAAATCGAGCATCAAGAGTACTCAAAAGAAAAAATTGTAAAATATCTCTATAAAAGAGGATCGTCTAATGGTCCAGACATTACTCCTACTGCACGAGTCACAGAACTCAAAAAAACGTTTTCTAATAAGATTATAGGCTGGTTTTCAAAGCCCTTGAAAGAAGCAAAGCCTATATTAGACAATGAAGAAGTCCAATTTTTGGAGCTTCTTGGAAAGTGTATAAAAGAGAATGAAGATAAAATACTTTTAGATCTTGAACCTAAACTTAATTCTATCGATGCAAAGGAGAACTCGATATTAACCTTAATTATTGAAGAAAATGACTTCATCAGATATGTCGGAGATTTTGAAGTATTTCGTAAGATCCTTAAGAACAATGGGGCTTCCAAGTTTTACAGTAAATATGGTATTATCTCCAAAGCCGATAATAAAATATGTTCTATTTGCAAAACACATAGAGAAGTTTATGGTTTTGTTACACCTTATGAATTCTATACCGTAGATAAGCGGGGATTTGTTAGTGGAGGATTTGACCAAAGTAAGGCATGGAGAAATAACCCCGTTTGCCTCGAATGTGCCTTGAAAATTACAGCGGGAAGAGAATATATCGAAAAATACATGTCTTTTGGTTTTTATGGGTTTAATTTCCTCATTATCCCCAAGCTACTTAATAATAGCACTAACGAGGACCTTTTCGATACTTTTGAGAAATTCAATGAGAAAAAATTTACATTTAATAAAGAGTATAAAAGATTTTTGACAGCTAATGAAAACGATATCCTTGAAATTCTAAGTGAAGAGGATGATTATCTTAATTTTAATTTCCAATTTTATGAAAAGTCCAATTCTGCATATCGAATTCTTTTGTATATAGAGGACATTCTTCCTTCAAGGTTAAGAGATCTTTTCAAATTCAAAGAAATCGTTGACAAAAGAAAAATATTCAGTAATTATTATTCTAATGATACCGAAGTAAAATCCATCCAATTTACATTAGGTAATGTAAGATGGTTCTTCCCTAATACTCTAGATGACCCTGATTTAAACAAATACTTTTTAGAAATCACAAACGGGATATTTACAGGAACATCAATTGATTATGATTTTCTGTTAAAGTATATTATGCGGCGTATTCGAAAAGATTTCAGAAATGAAAATCCAATAAGGTATTCTCTATTTTTAGGATTCCAAATGTTAGACTTTTTAAGTAATTTATGTTTGCTTGGAAATTATACAGGAGGTAATTGTGTGAATTCTACGAATTTATCTACTTTATTAGGGGACATGGCACCAAAGGAAAACAATGGTTATGAGGAGCGAGCAAATGTTGTCTTTTCGGAATTTGAACATTTTTTCAATACCGATGCAAAGAAGGCTATTTTTTTAGAAGGCACACTTGTTCAGTATTTACTAAATATTCAAAAATTTCAGCGTGGAAGCGCTCCTTTCAGAACTAAACTTCGAGGCCTGAATCTTGATGAGCGTTATATAAAAAGGCTCTTCCCTGAAATCATAAATAAACTAGAAGAGTATGATGCTAATTATTATAAAGAACTTGAATCTCTGATCTCAAAATATATGATTCAGTCTGGCAATAATTGGAAAATGTCAAACGATGAAATCAGTTTTTATTTTGTTCTTGGTATGAATCTATCAAACCTTTTAAAGTCACCTAAACCTGAAAAGGAGATTAAAAATGACTGA
- the cas1 gene encoding CRISPR-associated endonuclease Cas1, giving the protein MQLVINTRGSFLKKQNNCFFVKVDDKTFEVSEKKVDSILITTSATITTDAIKFAVENNIDIVFLDNFGDPYGRVWHSKLGSTTYIRRRQLEISDEPKGFRLAKGWIEQKIDSQILFLKDLKKNRPDQKDELDDYISGMEDMKAQLEALEGKLDEMRGKIMGLEGMASRYYFQALSFLLPDRWKFNGRSRNPAKDEFNCLLNYGYGVLYSRVEKACIIAGLDPYVGFNHTDDYNKKSFVFDLIEMYRIHIDRTVFNLFSKKQVSDSFFDEIPNGMTLNKEGKAVLIQAVNETFDKEISYKGRNIKIGNTIQFDCHRIANSLIGK; this is encoded by the coding sequence ATGCAGCTTGTAATCAACACCCGCGGTTCATTCCTGAAAAAGCAAAACAACTGCTTTTTTGTAAAAGTTGACGACAAAACCTTCGAGGTCTCTGAAAAGAAAGTTGACAGCATTTTGATTACAACTTCTGCAACCATAACAACCGATGCCATCAAATTTGCAGTAGAAAACAATATTGATATCGTTTTTCTGGATAATTTTGGAGACCCTTACGGACGAGTGTGGCACTCAAAACTCGGAAGCACAACTTACATAAGAAGAAGGCAGCTTGAAATTTCGGACGAGCCCAAAGGGTTCAGGCTTGCAAAAGGCTGGATTGAGCAGAAGATTGACAGCCAGATCCTTTTTTTGAAAGACCTCAAAAAGAACAGACCTGACCAGAAGGACGAACTTGACGATTATATTTCTGGAATGGAAGACATGAAAGCTCAGCTTGAAGCCCTTGAGGGGAAACTTGACGAGATGCGGGGAAAAATAATGGGCCTTGAGGGGATGGCTTCCAGGTACTATTTTCAAGCTCTGAGTTTTCTTTTGCCTGACAGGTGGAAATTCAATGGCAGGAGCCGGAACCCTGCAAAGGACGAGTTCAACTGCCTTTTGAATTATGGATATGGGGTTTTATATTCAAGGGTGGAAAAGGCGTGTATTATAGCAGGGCTTGATCCTTATGTCGGTTTTAACCACACAGATGATTATAACAAAAAGTCGTTTGTGTTTGATCTGATAGAAATGTACCGCATCCACATTGACAGGACAGTTTTCAATCTTTTTTCGAAAAAGCAGGTTTCAGACAGCTTTTTTGATGAAATCCCTAATGGAATGACTCTCAACAAAGAGGGTAAAGCTGTACTCATCCAGGCTGTCAATGAAACTTTTGATAAAGAAATAAGCTACAAGGGAAGGAACATAAAAATTGGAAATACAATCCAGTTTGACTGTCATAGGATTGCAAACAGCTTGATCGGGAAATAA
- the cas5b gene encoding type I-B CRISPR-associated protein Cas5b, whose product MKVLVFDVWGEFGHFRKHYTTTSPLTYSIPPRTAIAGMIGAIEGFGKDEYLQYFSKEKANIAVKISHPIKKTRISENLIDTKIAPMMSRIKTRTQIRFEVLKDVKYRIYFSHSSEEVYNKLYSMLKEHKSVYTLCLGLSEHIANYEFIGEMEAVSELSDSEREIHSVIPEKELIKISFEEGKEYFSETIPIEMLPNREVTEYGKILFEKNAKCILANVSNLWRLENGEGIVFM is encoded by the coding sequence ATGAAAGTATTAGTGTTCGATGTATGGGGAGAATTCGGTCATTTCCGAAAACACTATACTACAACTTCTCCCCTTACATATTCTATTCCTCCTAGAACGGCTATTGCAGGAATGATTGGTGCTATAGAAGGGTTTGGAAAAGACGAGTATCTGCAGTATTTCTCTAAAGAAAAGGCAAATATTGCGGTAAAAATAAGTCATCCTATTAAAAAGACCAGAATTTCAGAAAATTTAATCGACACTAAAATTGCTCCTATGATGAGCAGAATAAAGACCAGAACCCAGATCAGATTCGAAGTATTGAAAGATGTAAAATACAGGATATATTTTTCTCATTCTTCTGAGGAAGTATATAACAAACTTTATTCTATGTTGAAAGAACACAAATCGGTGTATACTCTGTGTCTCGGTCTGAGTGAACACATTGCTAATTATGAATTCATAGGAGAAATGGAAGCTGTCAGTGAACTTTCAGATTCCGAAAGGGAAATCCATTCTGTAATTCCTGAAAAAGAGCTAATAAAAATCAGTTTTGAAGAAGGAAAAGAGTATTTTTCAGAAACTATTCCAATAGAAATGCTTCCAAATAGGGAAGTTACAGAATATGGCAAAATTTTGTTTGAAAAAAATGCAAAATGCATTCTTGCTAATGTAAGTAATCTCTGGAGGCTTGAGAATGGAGAAGGAATTGTCTTCATGTGA
- a CDS encoding CRISPR-associated helicase/endonuclease Cas3: MEKELSSCDFHLRSHPDKLLFRHLSNVGNKSISTSKEKSLSLEKFGIDENTFSKMTYLIGVCHDFGKGTGYFQRYLLETNPSIQRSLKNKKEYHHGLISAIFTYYILKKYVDSLNDKNILEYIPIIGYLIVKRHHGNLKDAEDEILELDEDTLEIIDLQIRSLDTGELKTIYETLFDGYNISFDMDTFCNEHRSITDEILKNRRKFIKLLKKEQFTGYYLITLTLYSILINSDKVDASSIDVSSDIEISPELVDKYKVEKGFQNNEGIMNKVRNEIYEEVTESIEKLDLNKKIYSISVPTGSGKTLTSLSFALKLKARLREEKRIKAKIIYSLPFLSIIDQNYDVFEDVFKTVEIANPSEEVLLKHHHLADIFYRTQDDEEFEGLKGLFLIEGWNAEIVVTTFVQFFHTIVSNKNRSLRKFHTIANSIVILDEIQSIPHKYWLLLKQIISGFAEYFNTYFIFVTATQPLIFDPEKGEIVELVKNKDTYFREFDRVKLEINLNQMGMDHFKEIIESEVKKNPEKDFLFVLNTVKSSLEVFNHLKNLKLENSDYYYLSTNIIPKERLKKIKMIKEKSEKRKIIVSTQLIEAGVDIDVDIVYRDFATIDSINQVSGRCNRNSSKSSRGQVNIVVLKDERKEFHRYIYSSFLIDKTKEVLKEFPSEIYEKDLLFLNNNYFRKVKDTSSEDESKELLSYINELKFKMLTSDFRLIDDKAGYEKIDVFVENDKEATEIWKEYLVMKSLKNPLDRKEKFLSIRKQFNEYIISVPKKDFSCEELEDLNIGYIPFEQIKHYYDPETGFVFELKSTMMCD, translated from the coding sequence ATGGAGAAGGAATTGTCTTCATGTGATTTCCATCTTCGTTCCCATCCCGATAAACTATTATTTAGACACTTATCCAACGTAGGAAACAAATCAATCTCAACCAGTAAGGAGAAAAGTTTATCACTGGAAAAGTTTGGAATTGATGAAAATACTTTTTCAAAAATGACATATCTTATAGGAGTTTGTCACGATTTTGGGAAAGGCACAGGGTATTTTCAAAGGTATCTTTTGGAGACTAATCCTTCCATCCAGAGGAGCTTAAAAAATAAAAAAGAATATCATCATGGCTTGATCTCAGCTATTTTTACCTATTACATATTAAAAAAGTATGTAGATTCACTTAATGATAAAAATATTCTGGAATATATTCCTATCATAGGATATCTTATTGTAAAAAGGCATCATGGAAACCTGAAAGACGCTGAGGATGAAATACTAGAACTAGATGAAGATACTCTTGAAATTATTGATCTTCAAATAAGGTCATTAGATACAGGTGAATTGAAAACAATATATGAAACGTTATTTGATGGGTATAATATTTCTTTTGATATGGATACTTTCTGCAATGAGCACCGTTCCATCACTGACGAAATTTTAAAAAATAGAAGGAAATTCATAAAATTGCTCAAGAAGGAGCAATTTACAGGTTATTATTTGATTACATTAACTCTTTACTCAATTCTTATAAACTCTGATAAGGTAGATGCGTCTTCTATCGATGTTTCCAGTGATATCGAAATTTCACCTGAACTTGTGGATAAGTACAAGGTAGAAAAGGGTTTCCAAAATAATGAAGGTATAATGAATAAAGTGCGTAACGAGATTTATGAGGAAGTTACAGAAAGTATTGAGAAACTTGATCTTAATAAAAAAATATATTCGATAAGTGTCCCTACAGGTTCGGGAAAAACTCTCACATCACTTTCTTTTGCATTAAAATTGAAAGCAAGATTAAGAGAGGAAAAGAGAATCAAGGCAAAAATAATTTATTCTCTACCTTTCTTGAGTATCATAGACCAGAATTACGATGTTTTTGAAGATGTTTTTAAGACAGTTGAGATCGCAAATCCTTCTGAGGAGGTGCTACTTAAACATCATCACCTTGCAGATATATTTTATAGAACGCAAGACGATGAAGAATTTGAAGGGCTTAAAGGTTTATTTTTAATCGAGGGGTGGAACGCTGAGATAGTCGTAACCACATTTGTCCAGTTTTTCCACACAATTGTATCTAATAAAAATCGCTCCCTCAGGAAATTTCATACAATTGCAAATTCGATTGTAATACTTGATGAAATCCAGTCAATTCCTCATAAGTACTGGCTACTGTTAAAACAGATCATTTCGGGTTTTGCAGAATATTTTAATACATACTTCATTTTTGTAACCGCAACTCAACCTCTCATTTTTGATCCTGAAAAAGGGGAAATTGTTGAGCTGGTAAAAAATAAAGATACGTATTTCAGGGAATTTGATCGAGTTAAGTTAGAAATAAATCTGAATCAAATGGGCATGGATCATTTCAAGGAAATAATTGAATCAGAAGTCAAAAAGAATCCAGAAAAGGACTTTTTGTTTGTATTGAACACTGTTAAATCGTCTCTGGAGGTATTTAACCATTTAAAGAATTTAAAACTTGAAAATAGTGATTATTATTATCTTTCTACTAACATTATTCCAAAAGAGAGGCTTAAGAAAATTAAGATGATTAAAGAAAAATCGGAAAAAAGAAAAATTATTGTTAGCACACAGCTTATAGAAGCCGGAGTAGATATAGACGTGGATATTGTTTACAGAGATTTTGCCACAATTGACTCAATAAATCAGGTTTCAGGGAGATGTAACAGGAATTCTTCTAAGAGTTCTCGAGGACAAGTAAATATTGTGGTTCTGAAAGATGAAAGGAAAGAGTTTCATCGATATATATATTCGAGTTTTCTTATTGACAAAACAAAAGAAGTGTTGAAAGAGTTTCCCTCTGAAATTTATGAAAAAGACCTGCTCTTTTTAAATAACAACTATTTCAGGAAAGTTAAAGATACTTCAAGTGAAGATGAGTCCAAAGAGCTACTCTCATACATAAATGAGCTTAAATTCAAAATGCTTACATCCGATTTCAGGTTAATAGATGACAAAGCAGGATACGAAAAAATAGATGTGTTTGTAGAAAATGATAAAGAAGCTACTGAAATCTGGAAAGAATACCTCGTAATGAAATCACTTAAAAATCCACTGGATAGAAAAGAGAAATTCTTGTCCATCAGGAAACAATTCAATGAATACATCATTTCGGTGCCTAAAAAAGACTTTTCCTGTGAAGAACTAGAGGATCTCAATATAGGATATATTCCTTTTGAACAAATAAAACATTATTATGATCCTGAAACCGGTTTTGTTTTTGAATTAAAGTCCACCATGATGTGTGATTGA